From a single Pseudopipra pipra isolate bDixPip1 chromosome 7, bDixPip1.hap1, whole genome shotgun sequence genomic region:
- the STRADB gene encoding STE20-related kinase adapter protein beta isoform X2, producing MSCLDCSCILRTPVESIRPEELSQSSIHECLADSDLAWIPPSTGRNEMVFCSSNVSHYELQLEIGRRFNNLTSVYLARHTPTDMQVAVRITDLENCSEEHLKALQHPNIMTFWTVFTAGSWLWVISPFMAYGSARRLLKTYFPEGMSEALIGNILLGAIRGLNYMHQNGYIHRNIKASHILISEDGLVSLSGLNNLYSLVNNGQKSKVVYDFPQFSTSVLPWLSPELLRQDLSGYNMKSDIYSVGITACELANGHVPFQDMPRTQMLLQKLKGPTYYPWDINSFPRGESRMKNSRSGVDSGIGESMTRTMTSERLQIPFSKTFSPAFHNLVELCLQQDPEKRPSASSLLSHTFFKQIKEQTQNSLLSLLPPPIQNNRSEFLALPSTTVGTGLGHITANQDDTDWEF from the exons ATGTCTTGTTTG GACTGTTCCTGTATTCTACGTACGCCAGTTGAATCAATCAGACCAGAAGAGCTATCTCAGAGCAGCATCCATGAATGCCTG GCTGATTCTGATCTAGCCTGGATTCCCCCATCTACAGGAAGGAATGAAATGGTATTTTGCTCTTCTAATGTCTCTCATTATGAACTCCAGCTGGAAATAG GAAGGAGGTTCAACAATTTAACTTCAGTCTACCTTGCACGGCATACACCTACAGACATGCAAGTTGCTGTAAGGATCACAGACCTAGAAAATTGCTCTGAAGAGCATTTGAAAGCCTTACAG CATCCCAACATAATGACGTTTTGGACAGTTTTTACAGCTGGTAGCTGGCTTTGGGTCATCTCCCCATTCATGGCCTATG gtTCAGCTAGACGCCTGCTGAAGACTTACTTTCCTGAAGGAATGAGTGAAGCTTTGATAGGGAACATTCTGCTTGGTGCAATCAGAGGATTAAATTACATGCACCAGAATGGATATATTCACAG GAATATTAAAGCTAGCCACATTTTGATTTCAGAGGATGGGCTGGTTTCTCTCTCTGGTCTAAACAACCTCTACAGTTTAGTTAACAATGGACAAAAGTCTAAGGTGGTATATGATTTCCCCCAGTTTAGTACATCTGTGCTTCCTTGGCTGAGTCCTGAACTACTGAGACAG GATTTGTCTGGGTATAACATGAAGTCTGACATTTACAGCGTGGGAATTACAGCGTGTGAATTAGCCAATGGACATGTTCCATTTCAGGATATGCCCCGCACTCAG ATGCTGCTGCAAAAGCTGAAAGGTCCCACATACTATCCTTGGGATATAAATAGCTTTCCCCGGGGGGAATCCAGGATGAAGAATTCCCGATCGGGGGTCGATTCTGGAATTGGTGAGAGCATGACACGCACAATGACCAGCGAAAGACTACAGATTCccttttccaaaacattttcaCCTGCTTTCCACAACTTGGTAGAACTTTGCTTGCAACAGGACCCTGAGAAAAG GCCTTCAGCAAGCAGTTTGCTTTCGCATACGTTCTTCAAACAG ataAAAGAACAAACACAGAATTCACTACTATCTCTATTGCCACCTCCTATTCAAAATAACAGATCAGAGTTCTTGGCACTGCCCTCAACAACAGTTGGGACTGGACTTGGACATATTACTGCAAATCAAGATGATACAGACTGGGAATTCTAA
- the STRADB gene encoding STE20-related kinase adapter protein beta isoform X3 yields the protein MSCLDCSCILRTPVESIRPEELSQSSIHECLADSDLAWIPPSTGRNEMVFCSSNVSHYELQLEIGRRFNNLTSVYLARHTPTDMQVAVRITDLENCSEEHLKALQNEVVLSHFFQHPNIMTFWTVFTAGSWLWVISPFMAYGSARRLLKTYFPEGMSEALIGNILLGAIRGLNYMHQNGYIHRNIKASHILISEDGLVSLSGLNNLYSLVNNGQKSKVVYDFPQFSTSVLPWLSPELLRQDLSGYNMKSDIYSVGITACELANGHVPFQDMPRTQMLLQKLKGPTYYPWDINSFPRGESRMKNSRSGVDSGIGESMTRTMTSERLQIPFSKTFSPAFHNLVELCLQQDPEKR from the exons ATGTCTTGTTTG GACTGTTCCTGTATTCTACGTACGCCAGTTGAATCAATCAGACCAGAAGAGCTATCTCAGAGCAGCATCCATGAATGCCTG GCTGATTCTGATCTAGCCTGGATTCCCCCATCTACAGGAAGGAATGAAATGGTATTTTGCTCTTCTAATGTCTCTCATTATGAACTCCAGCTGGAAATAG GAAGGAGGTTCAACAATTTAACTTCAGTCTACCTTGCACGGCATACACCTACAGACATGCAAGTTGCTGTAAGGATCACAGACCTAGAAAATTGCTCTGAAGAGCATTTGAAAGCCTTACAG AATGAGGTGGTTTTATCCCACTTTTTCCAGCATCCCAACATAATGACGTTTTGGACAGTTTTTACAGCTGGTAGCTGGCTTTGGGTCATCTCCCCATTCATGGCCTATG gtTCAGCTAGACGCCTGCTGAAGACTTACTTTCCTGAAGGAATGAGTGAAGCTTTGATAGGGAACATTCTGCTTGGTGCAATCAGAGGATTAAATTACATGCACCAGAATGGATATATTCACAG GAATATTAAAGCTAGCCACATTTTGATTTCAGAGGATGGGCTGGTTTCTCTCTCTGGTCTAAACAACCTCTACAGTTTAGTTAACAATGGACAAAAGTCTAAGGTGGTATATGATTTCCCCCAGTTTAGTACATCTGTGCTTCCTTGGCTGAGTCCTGAACTACTGAGACAG GATTTGTCTGGGTATAACATGAAGTCTGACATTTACAGCGTGGGAATTACAGCGTGTGAATTAGCCAATGGACATGTTCCATTTCAGGATATGCCCCGCACTCAG ATGCTGCTGCAAAAGCTGAAAGGTCCCACATACTATCCTTGGGATATAAATAGCTTTCCCCGGGGGGAATCCAGGATGAAGAATTCCCGATCGGGGGTCGATTCTGGAATTGGTGAGAGCATGACACGCACAATGACCAGCGAAAGACTACAGATTCccttttccaaaacattttcaCCTGCTTTCCACAACTTGGTAGAACTTTGCTTGCAACAGGACCCTGAGAAAAG ataA
- the STRADB gene encoding STE20-related kinase adapter protein beta isoform X1, translating into MSCLDCSCILRTPVESIRPEELSQSSIHECLADSDLAWIPPSTGRNEMVFCSSNVSHYELQLEIGRRFNNLTSVYLARHTPTDMQVAVRITDLENCSEEHLKALQNEVVLSHFFQHPNIMTFWTVFTAGSWLWVISPFMAYGSARRLLKTYFPEGMSEALIGNILLGAIRGLNYMHQNGYIHRNIKASHILISEDGLVSLSGLNNLYSLVNNGQKSKVVYDFPQFSTSVLPWLSPELLRQDLSGYNMKSDIYSVGITACELANGHVPFQDMPRTQMLLQKLKGPTYYPWDINSFPRGESRMKNSRSGVDSGIGESMTRTMTSERLQIPFSKTFSPAFHNLVELCLQQDPEKRPSASSLLSHTFFKQIKEQTQNSLLSLLPPPIQNNRSEFLALPSTTVGTGLGHITANQDDTDWEF; encoded by the exons ATGTCTTGTTTG GACTGTTCCTGTATTCTACGTACGCCAGTTGAATCAATCAGACCAGAAGAGCTATCTCAGAGCAGCATCCATGAATGCCTG GCTGATTCTGATCTAGCCTGGATTCCCCCATCTACAGGAAGGAATGAAATGGTATTTTGCTCTTCTAATGTCTCTCATTATGAACTCCAGCTGGAAATAG GAAGGAGGTTCAACAATTTAACTTCAGTCTACCTTGCACGGCATACACCTACAGACATGCAAGTTGCTGTAAGGATCACAGACCTAGAAAATTGCTCTGAAGAGCATTTGAAAGCCTTACAG AATGAGGTGGTTTTATCCCACTTTTTCCAGCATCCCAACATAATGACGTTTTGGACAGTTTTTACAGCTGGTAGCTGGCTTTGGGTCATCTCCCCATTCATGGCCTATG gtTCAGCTAGACGCCTGCTGAAGACTTACTTTCCTGAAGGAATGAGTGAAGCTTTGATAGGGAACATTCTGCTTGGTGCAATCAGAGGATTAAATTACATGCACCAGAATGGATATATTCACAG GAATATTAAAGCTAGCCACATTTTGATTTCAGAGGATGGGCTGGTTTCTCTCTCTGGTCTAAACAACCTCTACAGTTTAGTTAACAATGGACAAAAGTCTAAGGTGGTATATGATTTCCCCCAGTTTAGTACATCTGTGCTTCCTTGGCTGAGTCCTGAACTACTGAGACAG GATTTGTCTGGGTATAACATGAAGTCTGACATTTACAGCGTGGGAATTACAGCGTGTGAATTAGCCAATGGACATGTTCCATTTCAGGATATGCCCCGCACTCAG ATGCTGCTGCAAAAGCTGAAAGGTCCCACATACTATCCTTGGGATATAAATAGCTTTCCCCGGGGGGAATCCAGGATGAAGAATTCCCGATCGGGGGTCGATTCTGGAATTGGTGAGAGCATGACACGCACAATGACCAGCGAAAGACTACAGATTCccttttccaaaacattttcaCCTGCTTTCCACAACTTGGTAGAACTTTGCTTGCAACAGGACCCTGAGAAAAG GCCTTCAGCAAGCAGTTTGCTTTCGCATACGTTCTTCAAACAG ataAAAGAACAAACACAGAATTCACTACTATCTCTATTGCCACCTCCTATTCAAAATAACAGATCAGAGTTCTTGGCACTGCCCTCAACAACAGTTGGGACTGGACTTGGACATATTACTGCAAATCAAGATGATACAGACTGGGAATTCTAA
- the TMEM237 gene encoding transmembrane protein 237 isoform X1 — translation MIWERNKCARLVPFLQCQDEIPLSRPKKRKPKGKTPLDGIVHAAVRRQSESSEPLTPEHQDVPPQRKRKKKKVPTDSETSFTQPNVASLFQNGNGMDVPEAEEPVVRKQRKRTKKPRPAEMQSPNELEVEEEDIIEDEHRKSPDQQPVFAAPTGISQPVSKVFVEKNRRFQAADRAELIKTTENINVLLDVKASWTTRDVALSVHRSFRVMGLFTHGFLAGYAVWNIVVIYILAGHELSTVSNLLEQYKPIAYPAQSLFYLLLSISTVSAFDRTDLAKASVAVRGFLTLDPAAVASFLYFAALILSLSQQMTCDRINLYTPPSENGSIWTAGTEEEIVHSWVVVNLVVSVLVGTSWIFLSYRPELDHSEELMFHAEIEEFPQGDVIPRVQP, via the exons ATGATATGGGAAAGAAACAAGTG TGCCCGCCTCGTGCCCTTCCTCCAGTGCCAAG ATGAAATTCCACTCAGTCgtcccaaaaaaagaaaacccaaaggAAAGACTCCATTAG ATGGCATCGTGCACGCCGCGGTGCGGCGGCAGTCGGAGAGCAGCGAGCCCCTCACCCCCGAACACCAGGACGTCCCTCCGCAGAGGAAACGCAAGAAGAAGAAGGTACCTACTG aTTCCGAGACCTCTTTTACCCAGCCAAATGTTGCATCCCTGTTTCAGAATGGAAATGGCATGGATGTCCCTGAAGCTGAAGAACCAGTGGTCcgcaaacagagaaaaagaacaaa GAAACCTCGGCCGGCCGAAATGCAGAGTCCCAATGAGCTGGAAGTGGAGGAGGAAGACATCATTGAAGATGAGCACAGAAAGAGCCCAGATCAGCAGCCTGTGTTTGCTGCTCCCACTGGAATCAGCCAGCCTGTTAGCAAAGTGTTTGTTGAGAAAAATC GGCGTTTTCAGGCAGCTGACCGTGCAGAATTGATTAAAACCactgaaaatattaatgtaCTTCTGGATGTCAAGGCTTCATGGACTACCAGAGACGTTGCCCTCTCAGTGCACCGAAGTTTCAG gGTGATGGGACTCTTTACCCATGGCTTCCTTGCTGGGTATGCTGTATGGAACATCGTTGTTATCTACATTTTGGCAGGACATGAGCTTTCCACAGTTTCTAACCTGCTTGAACAGTATAAGCCAATAGCATACCCAGCTCAAAGTTTGTTCTATTTGCTGCTGTCTATCAGTACAGTCTCAGCCTTTGACag GACTGATTTGGCAAAAGCCTCAGTTGCAGTGAGGGGCTTTCTTACTCTAGACCCAGCAGCAGTAGCCTCTTTCT TGTACTTTGCTGCTCTTATCTTATCCTTAAGCCAGCAGATGACATGTGACAGAATCAACCTCTACACACCACCTTCGGAAAATGGCAGTATCTG GACTGCAGGTAcagaggaagaaattgttcATTCATGGGTTGTGGTGAATCTGGTAGTGTCTGTTCTAGTTGGGACAAGTTGGATCTTCTTGTCTTACCGACCAGAGCTAGACCACAGTGAAG aaTTGATGTTTCATGCTGAAATTGAGGAATTTCCCCAGGGAGATGTCATACCCAGAGTCCAGCCATAA
- the TMEM237 gene encoding transmembrane protein 237 isoform X2: MASCTPRCGGSRRAASPSPPNTRTSLRRGNARRRRYLLNGNGMDVPEAEEPVVRKQRKRTKKPRPAEMQSPNELEVEEEDIIEDEHRKSPDQQPVFAAPTGISQPVSKVFVEKNRRFQAADRAELIKTTENINVLLDVKASWTTRDVALSVHRSFRVMGLFTHGFLAGYAVWNIVVIYILAGHELSTVSNLLEQYKPIAYPAQSLFYLLLSISTVSAFDRTDLAKASVAVRGFLTLDPAAVASFLYFAALILSLSQQMTCDRINLYTPPSENGSIWTAGTEEEIVHSWVVVNLVVSVLVGTSWIFLSYRPELDHSEELMFHAEIEEFPQGDVIPRVQP; encoded by the exons ATGGCATCGTGCACGCCGCGGTGCGGCGGCAGTCGGAGAGCAGCGAGCCCCTCACCCCCGAACACCAGGACGTCCCTCCGCAGAGGAAACGCAAGAAGAAGAAGGTACCTACTG AATGGAAATGGCATGGATGTCCCTGAAGCTGAAGAACCAGTGGTCcgcaaacagagaaaaagaacaaa GAAACCTCGGCCGGCCGAAATGCAGAGTCCCAATGAGCTGGAAGTGGAGGAGGAAGACATCATTGAAGATGAGCACAGAAAGAGCCCAGATCAGCAGCCTGTGTTTGCTGCTCCCACTGGAATCAGCCAGCCTGTTAGCAAAGTGTTTGTTGAGAAAAATC GGCGTTTTCAGGCAGCTGACCGTGCAGAATTGATTAAAACCactgaaaatattaatgtaCTTCTGGATGTCAAGGCTTCATGGACTACCAGAGACGTTGCCCTCTCAGTGCACCGAAGTTTCAG gGTGATGGGACTCTTTACCCATGGCTTCCTTGCTGGGTATGCTGTATGGAACATCGTTGTTATCTACATTTTGGCAGGACATGAGCTTTCCACAGTTTCTAACCTGCTTGAACAGTATAAGCCAATAGCATACCCAGCTCAAAGTTTGTTCTATTTGCTGCTGTCTATCAGTACAGTCTCAGCCTTTGACag GACTGATTTGGCAAAAGCCTCAGTTGCAGTGAGGGGCTTTCTTACTCTAGACCCAGCAGCAGTAGCCTCTTTCT TGTACTTTGCTGCTCTTATCTTATCCTTAAGCCAGCAGATGACATGTGACAGAATCAACCTCTACACACCACCTTCGGAAAATGGCAGTATCTG GACTGCAGGTAcagaggaagaaattgttcATTCATGGGTTGTGGTGAATCTGGTAGTGTCTGTTCTAGTTGGGACAAGTTGGATCTTCTTGTCTTACCGACCAGAGCTAGACCACAGTGAAG aaTTGATGTTTCATGCTGAAATTGAGGAATTTCCCCAGGGAGATGTCATACCCAGAGTCCAGCCATAA